The nucleotide sequence CTCCACTGGCAATAGCCTTCATCCCCGATACCAACTTCCGCAATTTCCTTGTTGCAAATTATCCAACATTTATGGATGCGAATGACAGCCTGCTGATTGACTCGGCTGCTACGCTTACCGGTACATTGGATTGTAGTGCTCAAAATATTGCTGATCTGACGGGAGTGCAATACTTTGTTAATATTGGAATTCTTTATTGTTTTAATAATCAATTAACCGCCCTGCCTGACCTTTCGAATAATACTGCTTTGCAACAGCTTCATTGTGCTTTTAATCAATTAACCGCCCTGCCTGACCTTTCGAATAATACCGCTCTGCTACGGATTTATTGTTATAGTAATCAATTAACCGCCCTGCCTGCCCTTACGAATAATACCGCTTTGCAATGGCTTTATTGTTATAATAATCAATTAACCACCCTGCCTGACCTTACGAATAATACCACTTTGCAACAGCTTCGTTGTTATAATAATCCATTAACCGCCCTGCCTGACCTTACGAATAATATCGCCTTGCAATGGCTTGATTGTTATAATAATAAATTAGACTTTTCAGATGCAAGAGAATTAAGAATAGCTGATATCATCTCAACGCTTACCACCTATACCTACAGCCCGCAAAATCCTTTTGGTGTGGCAGACACCTTTAACCTCTATACGGGATATACACTCTCATTAAGTATTGCCAGCCAGGATTCTGCCCTTAGCTACCAGTGGTTTAGGGGAACAGATACTATTGCGGGCGCTACGGATACGCTTTTAGTTATTCCAAATGTTACATTAGCAGACAGTGGGGTTTACATCTGCAGGTCGTATGGGACAGCATTGGATACCAATAACATGATCTTTGTGCCTGGCATTACTGAGTTTGTTTCAGAGCCTTTCACAGTAATCATTGTACCAGACACAAGACCCAAAGCCTTCATCCCCGACACCAATTTCCGGGCTTTTCTCAATACCACCTACCCAACTTTTATGGATGGTTCTGGTGACAGCCTGCTGATTGACTCAGCTGCCACGCTTACGGGTACATTGAATTGCAGTGCTCAAAATATTGCTGATCTGACGGGAGTGCAATACTTTGTTAATATTGGAATTCTTTATTGTTTTAATAATCAATTAACCGCCCTGCTTGCTTTGGATAGCCTTACATCTTTACAACAGCTTTATTGTAATAACAATCAATTAACCGCATTACCTGATTTATCAGCTAATACTGCTTTACAACAGCTTTATTGTAATGCTAATCAATTAACCGCATTACCTGATTTATCAGCTAATACTGCTTTACAAGTGCTTAATTGTGTTAATAATCAATTAACCGCATTACCTGATTTATCGGCAAATACTGCTTTACAATTTCTTTATTGTTATAATAATCAATTAACCGCATTACCTGATCTGTCAGCAAATACTGCTTTACAAGGGCTTTATTGTTATGGTAATAAACTTGACTTTTCAGATGCAAGAGAGTTAAGAATAGCTGATACCATTTCATCGCTTATTGCCTATACCTACAGCCCGCAAAATCCTTTTGGTGTGGCAGACACCTTTAATTTCTTTACAGGAGATACACTCAAATTAAGCATCGCAAACCAGGATTCTGCTTTGAGCTACCAGTGGTTCAGGGGGGTAGATACGATTGCTGGGGCTACAGATACACTGTTAGTTATCCCAAATGCAACACTGGCAGACAGCGGGGTTTATACCAGCAGGTCTTACGGCACAGCATTAGATACAAACAATATGATTTGGGCACCGGGTATCACCGAGTTTGTTTCAGAGCCATTTACTGTAAATATCAGCAGCATGCCGCCCTTTGTAGCCAAAGCCTTCATCCCCGATACCAACTTCCGCAATTTCCTTAACGCTACTTACCCCGGTTTTATGGTAGGTGACAGCTTGCTTATTGACTCGGCTGCTACGCTGACCGGCACATTGAATTGCAGTGCTCAAAATATTGCTGATCTGACCGGAGTGGAATACTTTGTTAATATTGCATGGCTTTATTGTTATACTAATCTATTAACCGCCTTGCCGGCTTTGGGTAGTCTTACCGCTTTACAACGGCTTATTTGTTATTCTAATTACTTAACTGTCTTACCTGATTTCTCGGCTAATACCGCTTTACAATATCTTCAATGTCATTTTAATCAATTAACCGCCTTACCTGCTTTGGATAGTCTTACCGCTTTACAACGGCTTCTTTGTGATAATAATCTATTAACTGCCTTACCTGATCTTACGATTAATACTGCTTTACAAATACTTTCTTGTTTTAATAATCAATTAACTTCCTTGCCTGATCTGTCTGCTAATCCTGCTTTACTAATTCTTGATTGTCAAAACAACAAATTTGATTTTTCAGACGCAAGAGAATTAAGAATAGCCGATACCATTTCAACGCTTATTGCCTATAGCTACAGTCCGCAAAATCCTTTTGGTGTTGCAGATACTTTTAATTTGAATATGGGAGACACACTAGTTCTAAGCATCGCAAGCCAGGATTCCGCATTGAGCTATCAGTGGTTCAGGGGGGCAGATACCATTGCAGGTGGCACAGATACTCTGTTAATTATTCCAAATGTTACAGTGGCAGACAGCGGTGTTTATACATGCAGGTCTTACGGAACGGCATTGGATACTAATAATATGACCTTTGCCCCCGGCATCATTAGTTTTGTTTCAGAGCCACTGTCGGTAAAAATAAACATGCTGCCTTCCCTTAAAGCCTTCATCCCCGACACCAACTTCCGCAATTTCCTTGTTGCAAATTATCCATCATTTATGGATGCGAATGACAGCCTGCTTATTGACTCGGCTGCTACGCTTACCGGTACATTAGATTGCAATTCTCAAAATATTGCTGACTTGACGGGAGTGGAATACTTTGTTAATATTACATGGCTTTATTGCCAAATTAATCAATTGACTTCTTTACCTGATCTGTCTGCCAATACCAGTTTAACTCGTCTTATTTGTAGCGCTAATCAATTAACCACTTTACCTGATTTGTCAGCTAATACTACTTTGCTATGGATTTATTGTCAGAGTAATTTATTAGACAGTTTGCCTGATCTCACGAATAATACTGCTTTAACAGAACTTCGTTGTCATACTAATCAATTAACTGCCTTACCAAACCTGTCTGCTAATATTGCTTTAACACAGCTTCAGTGTTATAATAATCAATTGACTGTCTTACCTGATCTGTCGAATAATACTTCTTTAGTATTGCTTTATTGTTTTGATAATCAATTAACTTCCTTGCCTGATCTGTCAGCAAATACTGCTTTAGTTGATCTTCGTTGTTTGAATAACAAATTCGACTTTTCAGATGCCAGGGAATTAAGAATAGCCGATACTACTTCAACACTTACTACCTATTTCTACAGCCCGCAAAATCCTTTTGGCATGGCAGATACTTTTAATTTTAATGAAGGTGATACACTGATATTAAGCATTGCCAGCCAGGATTCTGCTTTGAGCTACCAGTGGTTCAGGGGAACGGATACCATAACGGGCGCTACGGATACACTTTTAACAATACCAAATGTTACACTGGCAGACAGCGGGATCTATACCTGCAGGTCTTACGGCACAGCGCTGCTATTCCCTTCTCATATGAGCTTTTCTCCGGGCATCAGCAGCTTTGTTTCCGAGCCGTTTAAGGTAAATATCTTTTCAGGAGCTCTAACTGCTTCAATATCTTACATAAAAAATGTTTCCTGCAACGGAGTCCAGGATGGAGAAGCAGCGGTAACTGCAACAGGAGGCACTCCCCCTTACACCTACCAATGGGATGATCCATTAGCACAAACAACGGATACAGCGAAGTACTTGTTGGCAGGAAATTATTCTGTTATTGTTACGGATTCAGCCGGAGCAGTAGATACTGCTTTTGTAACTATTACTGAACCTTTCGTTTTAACTGCGATCATCACCGGTACGAATGTAACCTCATGTGGCGGCAGTGACGGAGCGGCAAACCTGATAGTTTCAGGCGGCACACAACCCTATACTTTTAATTGGCTGTCTGGCGATACAACCGAAGACCTTGCAGGGCTTAGCGCAGGAACATATTCGGTGTCAGTAACCGACTCAAACGGATGTACTGCCAATGCCAGTGTTACCATCTCAGAGCCACCCGCAATAACCCTTGGCATTATTGGTACAGATGTAACCACATGCGGAGGCAGTAACGGGACAGCAAACCTGACCGTTATCGGTGGCGTTGCTCCTTATACTTTCATTTGGTCCACTGGAGCTACAACCGAAGATATCACATCTTTAGTTCCCGGCACCTATTCAGTAACCGTTATTGATTCCAATGGCTGTACGGTCAGTGATGCCGTTACTATCAGCGGTTTTGCAACAATTACTGTTTCCTTTACAACCACAGGCGCCTTATGCAACGGGCAATGTGACGGTTCGGCTACGGTCACCGCAAGCGGGGGAACGCCTCCTTACACATACCTTTGGTCAGATGGCCAGACAGATTCTACTGCTGCCAACTTATGTGCAGGAACATATAATATCATTGTGACAGACGCCAATGCGTGCGAGGCAACCGGTAGTGTTAATGTTTCCGAGCCGGCTCCTCTTACACTTACCATGACCACGTTTGATGCCACATGCGGGAATTCCGATGGCATTGCTATAGTAAGCGCAAGCGGAGGAATAGCCCCTTATGAGTATTCATGGTCAAGCGGAGATACTACTGAAACAGACTCGGCATTAGCTGCAGGTATTAATTATGTGATCGTCACTGACACTAATGGCTGCATCGCTTATGGTGTTGCTGCCATCAGTAATACAACACCTACGATAACGCTCAATTCAGTAGTCAATCTCAATTGCAGTGCAGATGCTGACGGTTCTATTGATATAAGTGTTTCAGGCGGCCTTTTGCCATATACATTTTTATGGTCAAATGGAGGTACTACTGAAGATATATCCGGTCTTATTGGCGGGATCTATGAAGTTACCGTTGCTGATTCGACCGGCTGTATTGCCACTCAAAGCATCACGGTCTCAGCGCCTGCCCCGTTAACATTATCTGTTACTGAGGTTGATGCAAGCTGTAACGGCTCCGATGGCAGCGCTACGGTAAATGTAAGCGGAGGAACACCTCCTTATTCCTATTTTTGGTCAACGTTTGGAACAGATTCATCACAATCGGGACTGGCAGCAGGTATTTATCTCGTGAACGTCTTTGATGCGAACGGCTGTTTCAACTCTATCACAGCAGTGATAAGCAATGCCGGAGGGCCGGTCATTACCCTGAATTTACAAACCAACACAAGCTGTGGCAGCCCTTCAGGAGGGGCGATAGATATAAATGTAACAGGGGGCGCCTTGCCTTACACCTACCTATGGTCAAATGGACTTACAACCCAGGATATAAATAACCTGACAGATACATCATATAATGTCATAATTACAGATTCTAATGGCTGTATTGGTACTGCGAGTTTCTCTATTTCCCAAAAACTTCCCTTATCTCAAGCGATTTGTATCGTTACGGTTGATAGCGCAACGGGAAAGAATCTCATCGTTTGGGAGAAAAACCCAGGTCCCTCCTTTTACAATATTTACAAAGAAGGCACCGCAGCCAATGTTTATTTCCTCCTTGCAAGCGTGCCGTATGATTCTGTGAGTACTTTTCTTGATATTTTAGCCGATCCTAAGCAAAGGTCTTGGAGATATAAAATTACAGCAGTAGATTCCTGCGGCAACGAATCAGCGTTGAGCCAGTTGCACAAAACCATGCACCTGACCATGAACCTCGGCTTAGGCGGAGTGATCAATCTTATCTGGGATCATTATGAAGGGTTTAATTTTGGAACTTATTACATTTACAGGGGAACACTAGCTTTACCATCGCTTGATTCAATTTATGCTATTGCCAGTAACAACCATTCCTGGACCGACCTTAACCCTCCGGTTACTCCGGAGCTATTTTACCAAGTTGCAGCAGTGCATCCTACAGAATGTTCACCAACGTTCCTAACGCTCGGAGCGTTAGGAACGCCAGATCAAAAAAAGGTACTCGTTTACAATTCAGCCAGGTCAAATGTATCCAACCGGCTTGTACCTACCGGTATTCCAAACCTACGAGGTTTCCAAAATCTCGTAAGTTTCAACGTTTATCCTAATCCCTATATGGGTAAAACAGAGATCACCTGGTTTTTAAATAAAAAAGCTAATGTCTCATTAGAGGTATATAATATCCTGGGCAAAAAGATAGAGATTTTAGTTAACGAAGAACAGATCAGTGGAAAGCACCGGTATAGTTTCAGTGCAAAGGGTTTGGGTTATACTTCCGGAGTTTATGTTTTGAAGTTGATTGTGGATGATGGGGTGTACACTAAACAGTTGGTGGAATTTTAACCACAGATTTCACAGATTACACAGATTTTTTTTAAAAAAAACTTAACCGGTTAATCATTTTTTAAATATTGAGTCCACTCTAAAAACTCAATTCAATTACACGTTTCTGTGAGATTAACGCTATATCCTTGCACCTCCTGTCCATTTTTATCTCTATAGGTAGCATCCTCATCAAAAGGCGATTGCAGGGAATCTGCTCTGATTTATCTGAAAACAACTGCTTAAAAGGTAACTCATCAATTTTGCTGGTGATGTGTTGCCAAAACAAATTGTGCCAGCCCTGTTTATCTTCGTAGCGTTTTTATGAGAATAAATCAAAAAAAATCTTTAGAGTCTTGTCATTGCGAGCGAGGTACGAGCGAAGCAATCTGTTCATAGAAAGTAGTATAATTAAACAGATTGCTTCGGTCGCTGCGCTCCCTCGCAATGACAGTTTTGTTAAATAGATTGCTTCCCGACCTGCGGTGCGGGACAGGTCGGCTGCGCCTCGCAATGACAGTAATGTTGAAAGGATTGCTTTGCCTGTGACTCACTATGGCAATACTATTATGGATAAAATATGTCACGTTTATATATTAACCAATAAAAATCACACTGTATTATATACTGGTGTTACGAGTGATTTATTCACAAGAGTTTATGAACATAAAGAGAAATTATATAAAGGATTTACAAGTAAATATAATGTAAACAAATTAGTTTATTATGAGGAATTTGATGATATTGAAGAGGCTATAGCAAGAGAAAAGCAAATTAAAGCTGGTTCGCGTAAAAGGAAAATTGAATTAATAAATTCAATGAATCCAGAATGGAATGATTTGTATGATAATTTAGAATGGTAGGGTTCTTAAAGAGAATTGTCATTGCGAGCGAGGTACGATTGCGAGCGGAGCGAAGCAAACCCTTGATAGGTAGTGCTTCAAATAAACAGATTGCTTCGGCTGCGCCTCGCAATGACAGTATAATTAAACAGATTGCTTCGGTCGCTGCGCTCCCTCGCAATGACAGTTTTGTGTTTTAGTGACATTTTTTTTAATTTTCATCGGTTTTTCAAAGCCTCCTTACATTACAAAAAAAACTATTATTTTGCATTGCAAAGATAAAAAAAATAAGTACTTGCACAATATAAATATTCATAACTATAAAGAAGAAAAAACAAAACAAATAAATAATATGAAATTTTTTGATATTCCTCGTCACTCATTACCCCACTTCTCAACTTTCTTGCAAAGGCTGCCCTGCTTTCTGGATAAGCTACAATTGAAGTAGTGATCACTTCAGCGCTATTTATAAGAGACTTAACATTATCTGTATCTGTCTCCTGAACATATAATTTTACAAGACTGCTTGTATCCAGGTAAATTATCATCTTCTATCCTCTATAACAATATCCGAAATGGATTTGCCTTTAATAATTGGTGCGTTTTTAAGTCCTGTAGGTTTCCCCCCCCCCCCCAGGTAATATATCCTTCTTTAATGAGTTCTTTAAGTCTTTTTTGGACTTTATCCTTTTCCATTGAATTTTTTTTCACATTAATTAAAGTATCGCTTATGTCTTTTTTATTCTTCTGTTTTAAGGCAAAACCTAAAATTTCATTTATTGCCTTAATAAGGGATATATCGTTTATTTGTCTTAAACGCTGTATAACTGATAATTTTTCTACTTGTATATCCATAATTTTATACTTTTATTATTTACAAATATAGCAAAATTATGGGCATCTCTAAAAACTACACCATACATTCCCCTCTATCAAGAGGGGCAAGGGGTGTGTTTTAAAAAATATGTAGTTTTTAGAGATGCCCTTAATAAACCGGCAATTTATTCCATGCCTCATCTTTATCCCGCCACTCAAAATAATCCTTCACCCCCTTCTCACCACTTTCGATCAATGCCTTGATCTTTTCTTCTTTGAGCTTAAAATCGGTAGTTTTTACATCCAAAGTGTCAATAAAGATCGTTCTGTTCCAATCATCAGAATGAAGATGTGCTTTGTTTGCCATGTCCATCATAAAATCAAGCAATCCCAAGGCATAATCTTTAAAACTATTGATCTTAATGGGTACATTTTTCCAATCGTCCCTGTTGTATTTGATCACTTCCTTTGAATCTAATCTGAATCCCAATGTTTCGCAATTGAAAACATAACCGTCAGCATCAGGTGTTTTGCCTACGGTATTCTTCTCGTTTGATAAATATTTTATGTTGTCAAACAGATTGATTGGGTAATTATAAGTTACCCCGCCATCTACCATCACATCGCCAAACTTTTTTACCGACCTGAAATACAATGGTATGCTCATTGACATTCTCACAGTATCCCTGATAGGTACACTCGGAGAGGTTTCAAATGAAAATTTTTCAGCGTATTGCTGGGTTAGGTTTGTAGAAATAACATACAACTGCCGGAATTTAGCTTTATCATGGTTAATTGCGTTGTTGAGGTCTCTGAATGTGAATCTTGCCGAACCTGTTTTTGCTTTTATCTTTTCACCGATCCATTCCCTGAATGCATCCCCTTTGAACCACCCATACCCTTTAAATAACCTGTACAGGTTCACCGGGAGGCTGCTTTTATCTTCAAAGTTCTTGAAATCAGTTTCAGCAATGATCTTTGATACCTCTGCAGAACTATAATCCAATGCCAAAAGTGTTGCATTAATAGCGCCTGCAGAAGTACCGGCAACCCTGATGATATTGGATAAGACCCCTTTTTTATCAAGCGCCTCCAAAGCCCCGCCATAGGCAATTCCTTTTACACCGCCTCCTTCAAATACAAGATTTTTAAAGTTGTAATGCATATTTCGATACCAATATACTTATTTATAATGCTAATATACTAATGATACGAATAGGGTATAATGCTAATATACTAATTTATACTAATGATACGAATATTTTTACTCTGCTTCTTAATATAGATTTCTTTATTAGTATCATTAGTATTCATTAGTATATTAGCATTTTATTATTCGTATTATTAGTATTCATTAGTATATTTGCATTTTATTATTAGTATATGGAAACCTTACAAAAAGAAGAAGCCGTTGTCCTTGACGTTGTAATATCCGATCAGATCAAGCAATTAGTGGTTTTTAATGATGATTTCAATACCTTTGATTTCGTTATTGAGACACTGATTGAAATTTGTCATCATAGCCCTGAACAGGCAGAACAATGTACCTGGATCATTCATTATAAAGGAAAATGCAAGGTAAAATCGGGTGCTTTCAATGTGATCAAGGCTATGCGAGAGGCAATATGTGACAGGGGGATTTCTGCGGAGATCCTTTAAAAGATTGCTCTACTCTCCTATAGTTCTAGTGTTTAGTTGCGTAAGTTTTCTATAGATTTGCAAACAGGTTTTGAGTTTGAAAAAATTATTTATTTTTCTACTATTTAGTTGCGTTTATCTTATACAATCCTGCACCCCTGATTTTGATGTGAATGCGGAGTGGGAAGAGATCACTGTGATCTATGGTATTTTAGATGCCAGCGAGTATTATCATCACGTGAAAGTCAACAAAGCTTTTTTAAATACAAATTCTGATGCCCTGCTGATCGCTTCTTCCATGCCTGATTCTTCATACCATTATGACAGCATTACTGTGCAACTGTACAAATTAGATGCGGATGAAAATATTATTGAAACATACTCATTGGATACGATATTTATCAATAATAAGGATCAAGGGCTTTTTTATTATCCCGGTCAGATCATATATCAGAGCGATTCTGTTGTATTGGATGAAACAAAGAATTACAAGATCTTAGTAACCAATACCAGAACCGGCAAAGTTACCGGGGCTATTACTCCTATAGTTAATTCTTTTAAGATATCAAGTTATCCCAGTGATTTCACTATTGATGGCTACATCAGGTTTTTTGCGGCTATAAACGCAACTATTTACAAAGCAACTATTAATGTTAACTACCAGTAAGATTCGAATGGAGTTATTACGAACCACACTTTAAAATGGATTGTAAAATCAAGCCTGACAAATCCAGGCAAGAACCCTAAGATACTCATAGAAGCAGGAACTTTTTTTAACTTTTTAGCAGCTTCAATAGATAGCACCAAGGATTACAAAAACTTAATAAGAACAATGGGACAGCTTGAATTTGTAGTATATGCCGGTTCTGAAGACCTTGAGAAATATATTAATGTAAATTATAATTATTCAGCTATCACACAGACTAAACCATTCTTTACAAATGTAGACGGTGGTGCAGGATTGTTCGCCTCCAGGTATAGACAAAGTGAATTTGGTAGCATTAATCAAAAAAGTATTGATTATATCATAAATAATTATCCGGGGTTGAAGTTTAAGTAACTTGTTGTAGTGCAAAGTGCAAAGCCCCGCCATTTGGCGGGGCTTTGCACTTTGCACTATGCGCTAATACTGCCATAATGTCATTATAAATCCACTTGGCACGTAGGTTGTTAATGTATTTGCTCATTAAATAAAAAAAAATAAAACCATTTTAATAATATATAATCATGGGAAAAATCATAGGAATCGACCTTGGAACAACAAACTCATGCGTTGCAGTGATGGAAGGCAACGAACCTGTTGTTATTCCAAACAGCGAAGGTAAACGTACAACGCCTTCTATTGTTGCCTTTTTGGATGAAGGGAAAGGAGAACGCAAAGTAGGAGATCCTGCAAAAAGGCAGGCTATTACCAATCCCCAGAATACCGTCATGTCTATAAAACGCTTTATGGGTAGGAAATTCTCGGATGTAGATAAAGAAATAAAACAGGTTTCCTTTACAGTAGAAAAAGGCAATAATGATACGGCAAGGGTAAAAATAGGTGACAGGCATTATACCCCGCAGGAGATCTCTGCGATTGTGCTGCAAAAAATGAAAACCACTGCCGAAGATTATTTGGGCACTACTGTAAAAGAAGCTGTTATTACAGTTCCGGCTTATTTTAATGATGCTCAAAGGCAGGCCACCAAAGAAGCAGGTGAGATTGCGGGCCTTGATGTGAAGCGTATTATCAATGAACCTACTGCAGCAGCTTTGGCTTATGGCATGGACAAGAAAAACAAGGATATGAAAATTGCTGTTTTTGATCTGGGCGGTGGTACTTTTGATGTTTCTGTTCTTGAGCTTGGCGATGGCGTTTTTGAGGTTAAATCTACCAATGGAGATACACACCTTGGCGGTGATGACTTTGATGAGGTGGTCATTAACTGGCTGGCTGATGAATTTAAAAAAGATGAAGGGCTTGATCCCAAAAAAGACCCCATGTCCATGCAGAGGCTGAAAGAGGCTGCCGAAAAGGCAAAGATTGAACTTTCCAGCTCTAAAGAAACCGAGATCAATTTGCCTTATATCATGAGTGTGGATGGCGTGCCCAAACATCTTGTAAAAAAATTAACCAGGGCTAAATTTGAGCAATTAACCGATCATCTTATCCAGAAAACCCTGGAACCTTGTAAAAAGGCAATAAAGGACGCAGGCATTCCTGCTTCAGATATTAACGAAGTGATCCTTGTTGGAGGTTCTACAAGAATACCCAAAATTCAGGAAGAAGTTGAGAAATTCTTTGGTAAAAAGCCTTCAAAAGGGGTAAATCCTGACGAGGTAGTTGCCGTAGGCGCTGCTATTCAAGGCGGAGTATTAACCGGTGAAGTAAAAGATGTACTGCTGCTTGATGTT is from Cytophagales bacterium and encodes:
- the dnaK gene encoding molecular chaperone DnaK, coding for MGKIIGIDLGTTNSCVAVMEGNEPVVIPNSEGKRTTPSIVAFLDEGKGERKVGDPAKRQAITNPQNTVMSIKRFMGRKFSDVDKEIKQVSFTVEKGNNDTARVKIGDRHYTPQEISAIVLQKMKTTAEDYLGTTVKEAVITVPAYFNDAQRQATKEAGEIAGLDVKRIINEPTAAALAYGMDKKNKDMKIAVFDLGGGTFDVSVLELGDGVFEVKSTNGDTHLGGDDFDEVVINWLADEFKKDEGLDPKKDPMSMQRLKEAAEKAKIELSSSKETEINLPYIMSVDGVPKHLVKKLTRAKFEQLTDHLIQKTLEPCKKAIKDAGIPASDINEVILVGGSTRIPKIQEEVEKFFGKKPSKGVNPDEVVAVGAAIQGGVLTGEVKDVLLLDVTPLSLGIETLGGVFTKLIEANTTIPTKKSETFSTAADNQPSVEIHVLQGERSMANVNRTIGRFHLDGIPPAPRGLPQIEVTFDIDANGIVNVAAKDKATNKEQKIRIEASSGLTEEEIEKMRTEAKANEEEDKKEKEKVDKINAADSMIFQTEKQLKEYGDKLSADNKKKIESALADLKKAHEVKDLSAIDTALNALNTAWQGASQEMYAATQDAQADSQPTDSKAQPKGSKGGNGTGSQSDVKDVDYEEVDKDKGKDSKQ